In the Sarcophilus harrisii chromosome 3, mSarHar1.11, whole genome shotgun sequence genome, one interval contains:
- the NCK1 gene encoding cytoplasmic protein NCK1 isoform X2 → MDWLNIIKDFFSIGKVKRKPSVPDSASPADDSFVDPGERLYDLNMPAYVKFNYVAEREDELSLTKGTKVVVMEKCSDGWWRGNYSGQVGWFPSNYVTEESESPLGDHMGSLSEKLAAVVNNLNSGQVLHVVQALYPFSSSNDEELNFEKGEVMDVIEKPENDPEWWKCRKMNGQVGLVPKNYVTVMQNSQLTSGLEPSPPQCDYIGPSVTGRFAGNPWYYGKVTRHQAEMALNERGNEGDFLIRDSESSPNDFSVSLKAQGKNKHFKVQLKDTVYCIGQRKFSTMEELVEHYKKAPIFTSEQGEKLYLIKHLS, encoded by the exons ATGGATTGGTTGAACATCATTAAGGACTTTTTCA GTattggaaaagtgaaaaggaaaccCAGCGTACCAGATTCTGCATCTCCTGCTGATGACAGTTTTGTTGACCCTGGAGAACGTCTCTATGACCTCAACATGCCTGCTTATGTGAAATTTAATTACGTAGCAGAGAGAGAGGATGAATTATCTTTGACAAAAGGAACGAAGGTGGTTGTCATGGAGAAATGCAGCGATGGCTGGTGGCGGGGGAACTATAGTGGACAGGTTGGATGGTTTCCTTCAAACTATGTGACTGAAGAAAGCGAGAGTCCTTTGGGTGACCATATGGGctccttatcagagaaattagcAGCAGTTGTCAACAATTTAAATAGTGGACAAGTGTTACACGTGGTACAAGCTCTTTACCCATTCAGCTCCTCCAATGATGAAGAGCTAAATTTTGAGAAAGGAGAAGTGATGGATGTTATTGAAAAACCTGAAAATGACCCTGAATGGTGGAAATGTCGGAAGATGAATGGGCAAGTGGGCCTGGTGCCAAAGAACTATGTTACTGTCATGCAAAATAGTCAGCTAACCTCAGGACTGGAACCATCACCTCCACAATGTGATTACATTGGCCCATCAGTCACTGGCAGATTTGCTGGCAACCCATGGTATTATGGGAAAGTCACTAGACATCAGGCAGAAATGGCATTGAATGAAAGAGGGAATGAAGGGGACTTCCTCATTCGGGATAGTGAATCTTCA cCAAATGATTTCTCAGTATCTTTGAAAGCACAAGGgaaaaacaagcattttaaagtCCAGTTGAAAGACACTGTTTACTGCATTGGACAGCGTAAATTCAGCACCATGGAAGAACTTGTAGAACATTATAAAAAGGCACCAATTTTTACAAGTGAACAAGGAGAAAAATTATATCTCATCAAGCATTTATCATGA
- the NCK1 gene encoding cytoplasmic protein NCK1 isoform X1: MAEEVVVVAKFDYVAQQEQELDIKKNERLWLLDDSKSWWRVRNSMNRTGFVPSNYVERKNSARKASIVKNLKDTLGIGKVKRKPSVPDSASPADDSFVDPGERLYDLNMPAYVKFNYVAEREDELSLTKGTKVVVMEKCSDGWWRGNYSGQVGWFPSNYVTEESESPLGDHMGSLSEKLAAVVNNLNSGQVLHVVQALYPFSSSNDEELNFEKGEVMDVIEKPENDPEWWKCRKMNGQVGLVPKNYVTVMQNSQLTSGLEPSPPQCDYIGPSVTGRFAGNPWYYGKVTRHQAEMALNERGNEGDFLIRDSESSPNDFSVSLKAQGKNKHFKVQLKDTVYCIGQRKFSTMEELVEHYKKAPIFTSEQGEKLYLIKHLS, encoded by the exons ATGGCAGAAGAGGTGGTGGTGGTAGCCAAATTTGATTATGTGGCCCAGCAAGAACAAGAGCTTGacatcaagaaaaatgaaaggctTTGGCTATTGGATGATTCCAAATCCTGGTGGAGAGTTCGAAATTCTATGAACAGAACTGGTTTTgtgccttctaactatgttgaaAGGAAAAACAGTGCTAGGAAAGCTTCTATTGTAAAAAATCTAAAGGATACTTTAG GTattggaaaagtgaaaaggaaaccCAGCGTACCAGATTCTGCATCTCCTGCTGATGACAGTTTTGTTGACCCTGGAGAACGTCTCTATGACCTCAACATGCCTGCTTATGTGAAATTTAATTACGTAGCAGAGAGAGAGGATGAATTATCTTTGACAAAAGGAACGAAGGTGGTTGTCATGGAGAAATGCAGCGATGGCTGGTGGCGGGGGAACTATAGTGGACAGGTTGGATGGTTTCCTTCAAACTATGTGACTGAAGAAAGCGAGAGTCCTTTGGGTGACCATATGGGctccttatcagagaaattagcAGCAGTTGTCAACAATTTAAATAGTGGACAAGTGTTACACGTGGTACAAGCTCTTTACCCATTCAGCTCCTCCAATGATGAAGAGCTAAATTTTGAGAAAGGAGAAGTGATGGATGTTATTGAAAAACCTGAAAATGACCCTGAATGGTGGAAATGTCGGAAGATGAATGGGCAAGTGGGCCTGGTGCCAAAGAACTATGTTACTGTCATGCAAAATAGTCAGCTAACCTCAGGACTGGAACCATCACCTCCACAATGTGATTACATTGGCCCATCAGTCACTGGCAGATTTGCTGGCAACCCATGGTATTATGGGAAAGTCACTAGACATCAGGCAGAAATGGCATTGAATGAAAGAGGGAATGAAGGGGACTTCCTCATTCGGGATAGTGAATCTTCA cCAAATGATTTCTCAGTATCTTTGAAAGCACAAGGgaaaaacaagcattttaaagtCCAGTTGAAAGACACTGTTTACTGCATTGGACAGCGTAAATTCAGCACCATGGAAGAACTTGTAGAACATTATAAAAAGGCACCAATTTTTACAAGTGAACAAGGAGAAAAATTATATCTCATCAAGCATTTATCATGA